From a single Osmerus mordax isolate fOsmMor3 chromosome 14, fOsmMor3.pri, whole genome shotgun sequence genomic region:
- the acy3.2 gene encoding N-acyl-aromatic-L-amino acid amidohydrolase (carboxylate-forming) B isoform X1 — protein sequence MEQVSLPPLSRVAVCGGTHGNEMSGVYVVREMQRQKVEKVGSASVTTVISNPRAVEVCRRYTDTDLNRCFTDDILSSLVTDASPYEVGRAQELNIQLGPKGSAEAVDLLCDLHNTTSNMGLCIISYSFSDWVCLHIYKHIQKKITSMPVRLILLDIPLSEAYSQESLGKHGIAIEVGPQPHGVVRADIYNAMKEAVDQTLDWVKDFNSGSVFEGGKLEVFTFMSVVDYPRHPETNQIMAAIHPQLQDRDFCLLQKGDPIFLSFSGETVHYEGEEPLYPFFVNERAYYEKNIAFRLARKKMITIPCLQVNKD from the exons ATGGAacaggtctctctccctccattgtcCCGGGTCGCTGTCTGTGGTGGTACCCATGGCAACGAGATGTCAGGAGTGTATGTGGTGAGGGAGATGCAGAGGCAGAAGGTTGAGAAGGTGGGATCAGCTTCAGTTACCACAGTGATATCCAATCCGCGAGCTGTGGAGGTCTGCAGGAGATACACAGATACAGATCTCAATCGTTGTTTCACTGATGATATACTCAG CTCCCTGGTGACAGATGCCAGCCCATATGAAGTGGGTCGAGCCCAAGAGCTGAACATCCAGCTGGGGCCCAAGGGGAGTGCGGAGGCTGTGGACTTGCTTTGTGACCTGCACAACACCACGTCCAACATGGGCCTCTGTATCATCTCCTACTCCTTCTCTGACTGGGTCTGCCTCCACATCTACAAGCACATCCAG AAGAAGATAACTTCTATGCCTGTGAGGTTAATCTTGCTGGATATACCCCTTTCTGAGGCTTACTCCCAGGAATCTCTGGGAAAGCATGGCATAG CAATTGAGGTTGGTCCACAGCCACATGGGGTGGTCAGAGCTGATATCTACAACGCGATGAAAGAGGCAGTTGATCAGACACTAGACTGGGTCAAAGATTTCAACTCAG GAAGTGTCTTTGAAGGGGGTAAATTGGAGGTGTTCACTTTCATGAGTGTGGTTGACTACCCAAGACACCCTGAGACAAATCAAATCATGGCAGCTATCCACCCCCAACTACAG GACAGAGACTTCTGTCTTCTCCAGAAGGGGGACCCAATTTTTCTGTCGTTTTCGGGAGAAACAGTGCATTATGAAGGGGAAGAGCCACTCTACCCATTCTTTGTGAATGAAAGAGCATACTACGAGAAGAATATTGCCTTTCGCCTAGCACGGAAGAAAATGATAACTATTCCATGCTTGCAAGTGAATAAAGATTGA
- the acy3.2 gene encoding N-acyl-aromatic-L-amino acid amidohydrolase (carboxylate-forming) B isoform X2 produces MEQVSLPPLSRVAVCGGTHGNEMSGVYVVREMQRQKVEKVGSASVTTVISNPRAVEVCRRYTDTDLNRCFTDDILSSLVTDASPYEVGRAQELNIQLGPKGSAEAVDLLCDLHNTTSNMGLCIISYSFSDWVCLHIYKHIQKITSMPVRLILLDIPLSEAYSQESLGKHGIAIEVGPQPHGVVRADIYNAMKEAVDQTLDWVKDFNSGSVFEGGKLEVFTFMSVVDYPRHPETNQIMAAIHPQLQDRDFCLLQKGDPIFLSFSGETVHYEGEEPLYPFFVNERAYYEKNIAFRLARKKMITIPCLQVNKD; encoded by the exons ATGGAacaggtctctctccctccattgtcCCGGGTCGCTGTCTGTGGTGGTACCCATGGCAACGAGATGTCAGGAGTGTATGTGGTGAGGGAGATGCAGAGGCAGAAGGTTGAGAAGGTGGGATCAGCTTCAGTTACCACAGTGATATCCAATCCGCGAGCTGTGGAGGTCTGCAGGAGATACACAGATACAGATCTCAATCGTTGTTTCACTGATGATATACTCAG CTCCCTGGTGACAGATGCCAGCCCATATGAAGTGGGTCGAGCCCAAGAGCTGAACATCCAGCTGGGGCCCAAGGGGAGTGCGGAGGCTGTGGACTTGCTTTGTGACCTGCACAACACCACGTCCAACATGGGCCTCTGTATCATCTCCTACTCCTTCTCTGACTGGGTCTGCCTCCACATCTACAAGCACATCCAG AAGATAACTTCTATGCCTGTGAGGTTAATCTTGCTGGATATACCCCTTTCTGAGGCTTACTCCCAGGAATCTCTGGGAAAGCATGGCATAG CAATTGAGGTTGGTCCACAGCCACATGGGGTGGTCAGAGCTGATATCTACAACGCGATGAAAGAGGCAGTTGATCAGACACTAGACTGGGTCAAAGATTTCAACTCAG GAAGTGTCTTTGAAGGGGGTAAATTGGAGGTGTTCACTTTCATGAGTGTGGTTGACTACCCAAGACACCCTGAGACAAATCAAATCATGGCAGCTATCCACCCCCAACTACAG GACAGAGACTTCTGTCTTCTCCAGAAGGGGGACCCAATTTTTCTGTCGTTTTCGGGAGAAACAGTGCATTATGAAGGGGAAGAGCCACTCTACCCATTCTTTGTGAATGAAAGAGCATACTACGAGAAGAATATTGCCTTTCGCCTAGCACGGAAGAAAATGATAACTATTCCATGCTTGCAAGTGAATAAAGATTGA
- the cldnd1b gene encoding claudin domain-containing protein 1b — protein sequence MVDNRYATALVIGSVLSLLATVYLSVAIGTQHWYQYHSLPTKNEASNISELQEEFIHGEFDERAYSDTLFQLNGILGLWWRCILVPGQSHWFKEPDPTMVTQCVSFTLPQQFDPKYKEPGNHNSGEDLLRTYLWRCQFLLPLVSLALVFLSGLIGVCACLCRSLTPTLGVGVLHLLAGLCSLGTVCCFLAGMDLLHRASDLPKGVDGSLGWSLYLALISSPLQMMSAALFLWAARSHRQTYTRMTAYRVA from the exons ATGGTAGATAACCGCTATGCGACAGCCCTGGTCATTGGGTCAGTTCTGAGCCTTCTAGCTACAGTCTATTTATCTGTCGCTATCGGAACACAGCACTGGTACCAGTATCACAGTCTGCCTACGAAAAATGAAGCTAGCAACATCTCAGAGCTCCAGGAAGAGTTCATCCATGGCGAGTTTGATGAGAGGGCCTACAGTGACACTCTTTTTCAGCTGAATGGGATTCTGGGACTGTGGTGGAGATGTATCTTGGTGCCTGGACAGTCACACTGGTTCAAAGAGCCTG aTCCCACAATGGTTACCCAGTGTGTGAGCTTCACTCTGCCACAACAGTTTGATCCCAAGTATAAGGAACCAGGGAACCATAACAGTGGAGAAGACCTGTTGAGGACCT ACCTGTGGAGATGTCAGTTCCTACTTCCCCTTGTGTCCCTGGCCCTGGTCTTCCTTAGCGGGCTGATCGgggtgtgtgcctgcctgtgccgcagcctcacccccaccctgggAGTGGGAGTACTCCACCTACTGGCAG GACTGTGTTCGCTAGGCACTGTGTGCTGTTTCCTGGCTGGGATGGACCTGCTCCACAGGGCCTCAGACCTGCCCAAGGGTGTGGATGGCTCACTAGGCTGGTCCCTCTACCtggccctcatctcctctccactacAGATGATGTCTGCTGCCTTGTTCCTGTGGGCTGCAAGGAGCCACCGACAGACTTACACCCGTATGACCGCCTACAGGGTGGCATAG